Proteins encoded in a region of the Anopheles aquasalis chromosome 2, idAnoAquaMG_Q_19, whole genome shotgun sequence genome:
- the LOC126573149 gene encoding DNA repair protein RAD51 homolog 3 codes for MFKRPALDLWKVESDYHVGIPTFCKDLDLTLGSGIALGLITELCGPSGSGKTQFCLQLSVSVQIPGALGGLEGRVAYLDSKYGFSTKRLREMGRACIEHCSKLTRARSKKSEGIFAGFTEESILDNVLFAQVQTTSHIFEAIAELQSKLFQREKIRLIIIDSLSFLIRNTITSAYERVQCAYEILTLLHKLTHRFACAVVITNDVMASVSNADTAGEETLIVPALGSSHSHKINQRIVLDRMESSDDPLHDGLYVASIEKSLFAPRVSIPFRIQREGIRSGRVPAHNRGKCLLPASSSQSNFITRKSTSDSPQGSLEGGKRDQNVTVVTA; via the exons ATGTTTAAAAGGCCGGCCTTGGATTTATGGAAGGTAGAAAGCGATTATCATGTAGGCATACCAACGTTCTGCAAGGATCTCGATCTGACGCTCGGCAGTGGCATCGCGCTTGGATTGATTACGGAACTGTGCGGACCTTCCGGTAGCGGCAAGACGCAGTTTTG TTTGCAGCTTTCGGTAAGTGTACAAATACCCGGCGCCCTAGGAGGGCTAGAAGGACGAGTTGCGTATCTGGACAGCAAGTATGGATTTTCTACCAAGAGGCTACGCG AAATGGGAAGAGCCTGCATCGAACACTGTTCTAAGCTAACGCGTGCTCGCAGTAAAAAATCCGAGGGAATTTTCGCGGGCTTCACGGAGGAATCCATCCTGGACAATGTGTTGTTCGCACAAGTCCAAACCACATCGCACATTTTCGAAGCAATCGCAGAGCTCCAGAGCAAACTTTTTCAAAGAGAGAAG ATAAGACTGATAATAATTGACTCGTTGTCCTTTCTCATCCGCAACACGATTACGAGTGCGTATGAACGAGTGCAATGCGCATACGAAATACTTACCCTGCTGCATAAGCTGACACACCGTTTTGCATGCGCT GTTGTAATAACGAATGATGTGATGGCTAGCGTTTCGAATGCGGATACCGCGGGCGAAGAAACTTTGATTGTGCCAGCACTTGGTAGCAGCCATAGccataaaatcaatcaacgaaTCGTACTCGATAGAATGGAATCCAGCGATGACCCGCTGCACGATGGATTGTACGTGGCATCGATAGAAAAGAGTCTTTTCGCTCCTAGAGTGTCGATTCCCTTTCGTATTCAGCGCGAAGGGATTCGAAGCGGGAGAGTACCTGCCCATAACAGAGGCAAATGTTTGTTGCCTGCCTCATCCAGTCAAAGCAATTTTATTACACGAAAAAGTACAAGCGATTCGCCTCAAGGTAGCTTAGAAGGAGGTAAGCGTGACCAGAACGTCACGGTAGTCACCGCTTAG
- the LOC126572950 gene encoding probable dimethyladenosine transferase, translating into MPKERAEKKSRVHNEVAKQGIVFNKDFGQHILKNPLVITSMLEKAALRPTDVVLEIGPGTGNMTVKILEKVKKVVACEIDPRLVAELQKRVQGTHLQPKLQILIGDVLKTDLPFFDICVANMPYQISSPFVFKLLLHRPFFRCAVLMFQREFAQRLVAKPGDKLYCRLSINTQLLARVDMLMKVSKNNFKPPPKVESSVVRIEPRNPPPPINYTEWDGLTRIAFLRKNKTLAAAFKQTTVLTALEDNYKLHCSLKNIDVPAELNVKEKVEAILERLEASNKRARSMDIDDFMAVLQAFNAEGFHFS; encoded by the exons atgccgAAAGAACGAGCGGAGAAAAAGTCGCGGGTGCACAATGAAGTGGCCAAACAGG GTATCGTTTTCAACAAGGACTTTGGTCAGCACATACTCAAGAACCCGCTGGTGATCACGTCGATGCTGGAGAAAGCAGCACTGCGGCCCACGGATGTGGTACTGGAAATCGGTCCCGGTACCGGTAACATGACGGTGAAGATCCTAGAAAAGGTGAAGAAAGTTGTAGCCTGTGAAATCGATCCACGCCTGGTGGCAGAGCTGCAGAAGCGTGTGCAGGGAACTCACCTGCAGCCCAAGCTCCAGATTCTGATCGGCGACGTGCTCAAGACAGACCTTCCGTTCTTCGACATCTGTGTCGCTAACATGCCGTACCAGATCAGCTCACCGTTCGTCTTCAAACTCCTGCTCCACCGACCGTTCTTTCGCTGCGCGGTGCTTATGTTTCAGCGCGAGTTCGCCCAACGCCTGGTGGCCAAACCGGGCGACAAGCTGTACTGCCGGTTAAGCATCAACACACAACTGCTGGCACGCGTCGATATGCTAATGAAGGTGAGCAAGAACAACTTCAAACCGCCACCGAAGGTCGAATCGAGCGTGGTGCGTATTGAACCGCGgaatccaccgccaccgatcaaCTACACCGAATGGGATGGGCTCACGCGGATTGCCTTCctgcgcaaaaacaaaacacttgcTGCGGCCTTCAAACAGACGACCGTACTGACCGCGCTCGAGGACAACTACAAGCTGCACTGCTCCCTCAAGAACATCGATGTACCGGCAGAGCTGAATGTAAAGGAGAAAGTCGAAGCCATCTTAGAACGGTTGGAAGCAAGTAACAAGCGTGCCCGCTCCATGGATATCGATGATTTCATGGCCGTACTGCAAGCTTTCAACGCTGAGGGTTTCCATTTCAGCTGA
- the LOC126570031 gene encoding SUMO-activating enzyme subunit 1, with protein MTGTNGVQLTEEETELYDRQIRLWGLDSQKRLRAARILIAGLNGLGAEIAKNVILAGVKAVTLLDHQKVTEADFCSQFLVPQTALGSFRSEASLERAQHLNPMVELKADTEQLAAKPDEFFKEFDVVCIIGAPTAELLRVDSVCREANVKFFATDLWGMFGYSFSDLQEHEFMMDLVKYKVISKPNEKRKTETYTTPVKRTLQYPAYQALVDFDFRADTYARKLKRNGPALPLLRVLQTFRDQEQRDPAYDKREEDLTKLQQLRDSLAPGIVPDDAFVHVFAQISPVAAIVGGAVAHEIIKVVSQKEAPHRNVFLFDYDKCCGFVELVGAES; from the exons ATGACCGGAACAAATGGAGTGCAGCTGACGGAGGAGGAGACCGAGCTGTATGATCGGCAGATCCGTTTGTGGGGTCTGGATTCGCAGAAACG ACTCCGGGCCGCACGCATTTTGATCGCTGGCCTCAACGGATTGGGGGCTGAAATTGCCAAGAATGTAATTCTCGCCGGCGTGAAGGCCGTTACGCTGCTGGATCATCAAAAGGTGACCGAGGCGGACTTTTGCTCGCAGTTTCTGGTTCCACAGACGGCGCTCGGTAGCTTCCGCTCCGAGGCCTCGCTCGAGCGAGCCCAGCATCTCAATCCGATGGTGGAACTGAAGGCCGATACTGAACAACTGGCCGCCAAGCCCGACGAGTTCTTCAAAGAGTTTGATGTGGTGTGCATCATCGGAGCTCCGACGGCGGAACTGCTGCGCGTGGATAGCGTGTGCCGGGAAGCGAACGTGAAATTCTTCGCCACCGACCTGTGGGGCATGTTTGGCTACAGCTTCTCCGATCTGCAGGAGCACGAGTTCATGATGGATCTCGTCAAGTACAAAGTGATCTCCAAACCTAACGAGAAGCGTAAAACGGAAACTTACACAACGCCGGTCAAGCGCACCTTACAATACCCGGCCTACCAGGCGCTGGTCGATTTCGACTTCCGTGCCGATACCTACGCTCGCAAGCTGAAGCGCAACGGTCCGGCGCTTCCGTTGCTGCGCGTATTGCAAACATTCCGCGACCAGGAACAGCGTGATCCGGCGTACGACAAGCGAGAGGAAGATCTCACCAAGTTGCAGCAGTTGCGGGACAGTCTAGCTCCTGGCATCGTACCGGACGATGCGTTCGTCCATGTCTTTGCTCAGATTTcgccggttgcggccatcgtAGGAGGAGCAGTAGCGCACGAGATCATCAAGGTGGTGTCACAGAAAGAGGCTCCACACAGAAACGTGTTTCTGTTCGATTACGACAAATGCTGCGGATTTGTGGAGCTGGTCGGTGCCGAATCTTAA
- the LOC126579949 gene encoding GPI mannosyltransferase 3, whose translation MAHGVFWFFLALRIASVFLVTTFFVPDEYWQSLEVAHRLAFGYGHLTWEWTAGIRSYLYPALIAGLYKVLAILSLDTVDLLTILPRILQALFSAYADYRFYVWSNKSKWSVFLLASSWCWFYVGSRTLANTVETSLTMIALSLFPWTSESTSFLWPVALSFFVRPTSVIPWVPLCLYHIKKSSHPTWELLLKRYLLIGVLTGGLSIAVDSYFHGSFIVTPYEFLQYNVLRGIGSFYGEHPWYWYLSAGLPMLLGITILPFLVASFETVRHRQVYKERFLLLSSILFTVAVYSVLAHKEFRFLLPVLPLCLYLTADYLARWSRKASSISIWFVALLILTVNGLLAGYIGSVHQRGTVDVVAHLSSATKDYRDEFNNPAKILFLMPCHSTPFYSHVHQNVTMRFLRCEPNLQEQENYIDEADQFYANPMGWIRKNLPVHPLSALPTHLVAFDVLEPAIANFLSIYQEKASFFHTDYPTERVGQYVKLYERIDPNAAISKPITTSTTAAPPASEGVYADPDEQYNPEEEETA comes from the exons ATGGCCCACGGAGTGTTTTGGTTCTTTTTGGCGTTACGAATTGCATCGGTGTTCCTCGTGACGACCTTTTTTGTTCCGGATGAGTATTGGCAAAGCTTGGAAGTGGCCCACCGTTTGGCTTTTGG CTATGGGCACCTGACGTGGGAATGGACTGCCGGTATTAGAAGTTACCTCTACCCGGCGCTCATTGCCGGACTGTACAAAGTGCTCGCCATCCTCAGCCTCGATACCGTCGATCTGCTGACCATCTTGCCGCGCATTCTGCAAGCGCTGTTCAGTGCATACGCCGACTACCGGTTCTACGTTTGGTCCAACAAGAGCAAATGGTCCGTGTTCCTGCTTGCCTCATCATGGTGCTGGTTCTACGTTGGTTCGCGTACCTTGGCCAACACCGTGGAAACATCTCTAACGATGATTGCGCTAAGTCTGTTCCCGTGGACTTCCGAAAGCACGAGCTTCCTGTGGCCGGTGGCGCTTTCGTTCTTCGTACGACCGACCTCCGTCATCCCCTGGGTTCCGCTGTGTCTGTACCACATTAAAAAGTCATCCCACCCAACGTGggagttgctgctgaagcGGTACCTACTGATCGGTGTACTGACTGGTGGGCTTAGCATCGCAGTAGACAGCTACTTCCACGGCTCTTTCATCGTAACACCGTACGAGTTCCTGCAATACAATGTATTGAGAGGAATTGGTAGCTTCTACGGTGAGCATCCCTGGTATTGGTATCTATCGGCCGGTCTACCGATGCTGCTAGGGATCACGATCTTGCCATTCCTGGTCGCTTCTTTTGAAACGGTACGCCATCGACAGGTGTACAAAGAGCGTTTCTTACTGTTATCATCGATACTCTTCACGGTCGCCGTGTATTCCGTGCTGGCACACAAGGAATTCCGTTTCCTGCTGCCCGTGCTTCCTCTGTGCCTGTACCTTACTGCCGATTATCTTGCCCGCTGGAGCCGCAAAGCATCCAG CATAAGCATCTGGTTCGTAGCATTGCTCATACTGACCGTAAACGGATTGTTGGCCGGTTATATTGGATCCGTTCATCAGCGTGGTACCGTCGATGTTGTCGCACACCTTAGCTCAGCGACGAAGGATTATCGGGATGAGTTCAACAATCCGGCCAAGATTCTATTTCTGATGCCTTGCCATTCGACACCGTTCTACAGCCACGTGCATCAGAATGTGACGATGCGTTTCCTACGTTGCGAACCGAACCTGCAGGAACAGGAGAACTACATTGACGAAGCAGATCAGTTCTATGCAAATCCAATGGGATGGATTCGCAAAAATCTTCCCGTGCATCCACTCAGTGCCCTTCCGACACATCTCGTGGCATTTGATGTGCTTGAACCAGCGATTGCCAACTTCCTGTCGATCTACCAAGAGAAGGCATCATTCTTTCATACGGATTATCCTACCGAACGGGTGGGCCAGTACGTGAAGCTGTATGAACGGATCGATCCGAATGCGGCCATCTCGAAGCCGATCACCACCTCGACTACAGCTGCGCCACCAGCGAGTGAAGGCGTTTATGCTGATCCTGACGAACAGTACAACCCCGAGGAAGAAGAGACTGCCTGA
- the LOC126572952 gene encoding 40S ribosomal protein S25: MPPKKDTKGSAKQPQKTQKKKEGGSGGKAKKKKWSKGKVRDKLNNQVLFDKATYDKLYKEVPAYKLITPSVVSERLKIRGSLAKRGLRELCLKGLIKQVVHHHAQVIYTRTTKGDDPVA; the protein is encoded by the exons ATG CCTCCGAAGAAGGATACTAAGGGATCGGCGAAGCAGCCGCAAAAgacccagaagaagaaggagggaggatCTGGCGGCAaggccaagaagaagaagtggtcGAAAGGAAAGGTTCGCGATAAGCTGAACAACCAGGTCCTGTTCGATAAGGCCACCTATGACAAGCTGTACAAGGAGGTGCCAGCCTACAAGCTGATCACGCCGTCGGTCGTCTCGGAAAGGCTGAAGATCCGTGGATCCCTCGCCAAGCGCGGCCTTCGGGAGCTGTGCCTGAAGGGTCTCATCAAGCAGGTCGTGCACCATCACGCCCAGGTCATCTACACCCGCACCACCAAGGGAGACGATCCAGTGGCGTAA
- the LOC126570442 gene encoding zinc transporter 7 has translation MLPLTHKDSRSFGYRIREKFNNLARLILSDRNSRNLLLFLLLNLSFAFVELMYGIWTNSLGLISDSFHMFFDCTGLLAGLAASVITKWRANEKYSYGYVRAEVLAGFVNSLFLLFIAFFIMSEAVERAIEPPEVKHERLFVVSVLGLLVNFVGIYAFQHGGHGHSHGGGSHGHSHGGISHGHSHGGGSNHHNHDTHSLLSNHNDHGHSHGGGNDHHGHSHHNSSEIVSTNSQIMRGVFLHILADTLGSVGVIISAILMQMFGWMRADPICSMFIALTIGLSTLSLIRESVMVLMQRQPVALDRLLPSCYQKVTGLAGVYSVQEPHFWTLCTDVYVGVIKLEVSKNVDPKYVVQHTRMIFEAIGVRQMNIQLDYAAM, from the exons ATGCTGCCTCTTACGCATAAGGACTCGCGAAGCTTCGGCTATCGGATACGGGAAAAGTTCAACAACCTAGCCCGGCTTATTCTATCGGACCGAAACTCACGCAACCTGCTCCTCTTTCTGTTGCTCAACTTGAGTTTCGCCTTCGTCGAGCTAATGTACGGCATATGGACGAACAGTTTAG GATTGATCTCGGATTCGTTCCATATGTTCTTCGATTGTACGGGCCTGTTGGCGGGATTGGCGGCGTCCGTTATTACCAAGTGGCGTGCCAATGAAAAGTATTCCTACGGCTACGTGCGTGCCGAGGTGCTGGCTGGGTTTGTGAACAGTCTCTTCCTTCTGTTCATCGCTTTCTTCATCATGTCCGAGGCAGTGGAACGAGCGATTGAACCACCGGAGGTGAAACACGAGCGATTGTTTGTTGTATCGGTGCTCGGATTGCTGGTCAACTTTGTCGGCATCTATGCATTCcaacacggtggccacgggcaCTCACATGGCGGTGGTAGCCATGGTCACTCGCATGGTGGCATCAGCCATGGACATTcccatggtggtggcagtaatCATCACAACCACGACACGCATTCCCTGCTGTCCAATCACAACGATCATGGACACTcacatggtggtggcaacgatCACCACGGACACAGTCACCACAACAGCTCGGAAATAGTGTCGACCAACTCGCAGATTATGCGCGGCGTCTTTCTACACATCCTGGCCGATACGCTCGGTTCCGTCGGAGTCATCATCTCCGCCATACTCATGCAAATGTTCGGTTGGATGCGTGCGGATCCGATCTGCAGTATGTTTATTGCGCTAACGATAGGTCTTAGTACGCTCTCGCTGATTCGCGAGTccgtgatggtgttgatgcaGCGACAACCAGTGGCACTGGACCGACTACTTCCATCGTGCTACCAGAAAGTGACGGGATTGGCCGGCGTGTACAGTGTCCAAGAACCACACTTCTGGACGCTCTGCACCGATGTGTACGTTGGTGTGATCAAGCTGGAAGTATCGAAGAACGTCGATCCCAAGTACGTGGTACAGCACACGCGCATGATCTTCGAAGCGATCGGTGTGCGGCAGATGAACATTCAGCTCGATTACGCCGCAATGTGA
- the LOC126572949 gene encoding protein FAM114A2, translating to MCDSDSEEFASADEDFEDVESDESEGPKVPSAAVPSKQPAVKKSDVDQESERPAVKDDTKSNKKDTKAPQDDEEKQEKQEKERPGELQDEAEPTSQKVISVTKPQEPPPKEQPQQATDSILPTEQPVLDDGEPKEQQRPVEVPKEEPAAATVKAATKPDEPKSAETKSVILKPEKSLDKATDRVDSVKPRILKPPKPPLMFEESRKEPEKPIEPPKPPKPTKEPTPEAAPAAEEGWDDFDDDWGDFTVESGGASQPKPSQPSGKPEPRNKEPSAGVKTSFRDVDIDEVESKLSDFMKHRDDPPIASVFDRVAAAGDSGGGGGAGGGQSWGGWKPSWGGAAVSFLSSASKSVASITTNITQVIESGIGVPNPEDLARRQAEEEAKLRADGYLPEEKPSEERPNQTEDRFRFDQLVSGVTQISSKVITGGLDTLEGIGKKTMTILQENDPGLLNKRKLLGLTPNDGVILSQVLREAKAKTEERERNLKQIQKHQYKKKLHFETLFDDYHGLVHLEALEMLSKQAQLKLESLMAPLTGKALEELQETMTEVKELCELPEIESETADADGTQTVDELEQKLRETIIDLDPSVKVDFGEILKSWSDYTAWLDENKHADGETRSVQDIFEKAMHALAQTTALCVLRMHKLAEILLISEHHSTATEADVLVQLTTVFCWHLSGVAARFCTELTNHNQNNSPSNESDGSTLITNIFLEGSNSTLYIQNAFQLFIPILQLGAA from the exons ATGTGTGATTCCGATAGCGAAGAGTTCGCTAGTGCGGACGAAGATTTTGAGGACGTGGAATCGGATGAGTCTGAGGGCCCAAAGGTTCCCTCTGCGGCCGTGCCATCGAAGCAACCTGCGGTGAAAAAGTCTGACGTGGATCAGGAAAGCGAACGTCCAGCCGTGAAGGACGATACGAAATCGAACAAGAAAGATACAAAGGCCCCTCAAGACGATgaggaaaaacaggaaaaacaggAGAAAGAACGTCCGGGCGAGCTGCAAGATGAAGCAGAACCCACATCGCAGAAGGTCATTTCAGTAACGAAACCAcaagaaccaccaccgaaggaACAACCACAGCAGGCTACGGATTCCATTCTCCCCACCGAACAACCAGTCCTAGATGATGGCGAACCGAAGGAACAGCAGAGGCCTGTGGAAGTCCCGAAGGAGGAACCAGCTGCGGCGACAGTAAAGGCTGCCACTAAACCGGATGAACCAAAGTCCGCTGAAACGAAAAGTGTAATACTGAAACCGGAAAAATCTCTCGACAAAGCAACTGACAGAGTCGACAGCGTGAAACCAAGGATACTGAAGccaccaaagccaccgttGATGTTTGAGGAATCCCGTAAAGAACCTGAAAAGCCCATAGAACCgccgaaaccaccgaaacccACGAAAGAACCGACTCCGGAAGCAGCACCCGCAGCCGAGGAAGGATGGGACgattttgatgatgattggggAGACTTTACTGTGGAAAGTGGTGGAGCTAGTCAACCCAAGCCTTCTCAGCCTTCCGGAAAGCCAGAACCCCGGAATAAGGAACCGTCGGCAGGTGTTAAGACCAGTTTCCGCGATGTGGACATCGATGAGGTTGAGAGTAAGCTGAGTGACTTCATGAAACACAGGGATGATCCTCCGATCGCATCTGTATTTGAtcgagtggcagcagctggggatagcggtggtggtggtggcgccggtggAGGTCAGTCTTGGGGTGGTTGGAAACCATCATGGGGTGGAGCAGCCGTTTCGTTCCTTTCTTCAGCGTCCAAATCGGTTGCTTCGATAACGACCAACATAACGCAGGTGATCGAGTCCGGTATTGGTGTGCCGAACCCGGAAGATCTGGCAAGGCGACAGGCAGAGGAGGAAGCGAAACTGCGAGCCGATGGCTATCTGCCCGAAGAGAAACCGTCGGAGGAgcgaccaaaccaaacggagGATCGTTTCCGGTTTGATCAACTCGTTTCGGGCGTGACGCAGATCAGTAGCAAAGTCATTACCGGTGGTCTGGACACGCTCGAGGGCATTGGCAAGAAAACGATGACCATTCTCCAGGAGAATGATCCAGGTTTGTTGAACAAACGGAAACTACTGGGGCTAACGCCGAACGATGGCGTCATTTTAAGTCAAGTGCTACGAGAAGCGAAGGCAAAGACGGAGGAACGCGAACGGAATTTGAAGCAGATCCAAAAGCATCAGTACAAGAAGAAGCTTCACTTCGAGACACTGTTCGATGATTACCACGGGTTGGTGCACCTGGAAGCGCTCGAGATGCTATCGAAGCAGGCACAGCTGAAACTCGAATCGTTGATGGCTCCTTTGACCGGGAAAGCTCTGGAAGAGCTGCAGGAGACGATGACCGAAGTGAAGGAGTTGTGTGAACTACCGGAAATAGAGTCTGAAacggccgatgccgatggcacACAAACGGTCGACGAGCTGGAACAGAAGCTTCGCGAAACGATCATCGATCTGGACCCAAGTGTTAAGGTGGATTTTGGAGAAATTCTCAAGAGTTGGAGCGACTATACGGCTTGGTTAGATGAGAACAAGCATGCTGACGGCGAAACCCGTTCGGTGCAAGACATTTTCGAGAAGGCCATGCATGCGTTGGCCCAGACAACGGCGCTCTGTGTGCTGAGGATGCACAAGCTCGCCGAAATCCTGCTCATCAGCGAACATCACAGTACGGCCACGGAGGCCGATGTGCTGGTCCAGCTAACGACAGTGTTTTGCTGGCATCTTAGCGGGGTAGCGGCACGATTCTGCACCGAACTAACCAATCACAATCAGAACAATTCACCGTCGAATGAGAGCGACGGTAGCACGCTTATCACAAACATCTTTCTTGAG GGCTCCAACAGTACATTGTACATTCAGAATGCGTTCCAGTTGTTCATCCCTATCCTGCAGCTTGGCGCCGCTTAA
- the LOC126570032 gene encoding dynein light chain Tctex-type protein 2B — protein MVVSPGMEKTESLPEGSQQPLAEDSGTLMTGYLMRPGLGERFKSEKVREIINTALTKTLTGMKYNAELAAIYTKVLADEISLKVRDLNMQCYKHVVEVMLGQQLGAGCKYVSRCRWDPETDNHATGEFSNSTIFCVVTVFGLYLY, from the exons ATGGTAGTTAGTCCCGGAATGGAGAAAACGGAATCCTTGCCCGAAGGTAGCCAGCAACCGCTGGCCGAAGACAGCGGAACGCTCATGACCGGTTACCTGATGCGACCGGGTTTGGGTGAGCGATTCAAATCAGAAAAGGTTCGCGAAATCATCAATACCGCACTAACGAAGACACTGACTG GAATGAAATACAACGCCGAACTGGCCGCGATTTACACCAAAGTGCTGGCGGATGAAATCAGCTTGAAGGTGCGGGATCTCAACATGCAGTGTTACAAGCATGTGGTGGAAGTTATGCTTGGCCAGCAGCTAGGGGCAGGCTGCAAATATGTCTCCCGCTGTCGATGGGACCCGGAAACCGATAATCATGCGACGGGCGAGTTTAGCAATTCTACGATCTTCTGTGTGGTGACCGTATTCGGTCTCTATTTGTATTAA
- the LOC126572951 gene encoding nucleolar protein 12 — protein MKRKSEGGNKKPFQRPKLELVFDPQKRAEFLGGFHKRKLHRRKIAQGVLQRRLKEEKKRIRAEAKENMRKLYQSQKPIPELADLVKDADEDEPQEEEYDTENVTVKVVELSTSALAKENNWIGENRGAALAQDETDKESGQSSEDDDEDDQKRIGVVPGMELEGEKKIKHKFTPFVETEEADEGAKEKKPATKEEKPKQKKGPVLNLEGIRSKKELNHKLKRYALKSMKSSQAFRQKNRLQKQKQLKQSRRVRHFKEKHLKQKKGYRRPSAGGAGAGGRGEGRRRRADD, from the exons atgaagcgaaaatcCGAGGGAGGAAACAAAAAGCCATTCCAGCGACCAAAGCTGGAGTTGGTGTTTGATCCACAGAAACGAGC AGAATTCCTTGGTGGATTCCACAAGCGAAAGCTCCATCGACGGAAGATAGCACAAGGAGTGCTGCAGCGAAGgctgaaggaggagaagaagcgaatccgggcggaagcgaaggaaaacatgcGCAAGCTGTACCAGTCCCAAAAGCCCATCCCGGAGCTGGCCGATCTCGTTAAAGATGCGGATGAAGATGAGccgcaggaggaggagtacgATACGGAGAATGTGACGGTGAAGGTTGTGGAACTATCCACGAGCGCGTTGGCGAAGGAGAACAACTGGATCGGAGAGAACCGGGGTGCTGCCTTGGCGCAAGATGAGACCGACAAGGAGAGTGGACAGAGCagcgaagatgacgacgaagatgaccAGAAGCGGATAGGTGTGGTCCCGGGCATGGAACTGGAGGGAGAAAAGAAGATCAAACACAAATTCACACCATTCGTCGAAACGGAGGAAGCCGATGAAGgtgcaaaggaaaagaaaccggCCACAAAGGAAGAGAAACCTAAGCAAAAGAAAGGACCGGTACTAAACCTGGAAGGTATACGCTCCAAGAAGGAACTAAACCACAAACTGAAGCGCTACGCACTGAAATCCATGAAGTCAAGCCAAGCGTTCCGCCAGAAGAACCGCctgcagaagcagaaacaatTGAAGCAATCGCGCCGCGTCCGGCACTTTAAGGAGAAACATCTGAAACAGAAGAAGGGCTACCGTCGCCCGtccgccggtggtgctggtgccggggGACGCGGAGAAGGCCGACGAAGACGTGCGGATGATTGA
- the LOC126570030 gene encoding sialic acid synthase, with product MWGKREESKKVFVVAEIGQNHQGSLEIAKQMIRKAKDCGADCVKFQRSNLEAKFTAAALARPYEGSNSWGKTYGQHKAHLEFSFEDYRELQRYAEDDVGVLFTASAMDMLSFRELEEQLKVPFIKIGSGDANNVPLLRYAATRSIPLIVSTGMQRWDEICKIRRIFAERCDVALLHCVSAYPTPPEDTMLQLIPLYRQHFPELTIGYSGHELGIQLTIASVALGARIVERHFTLDKSWKGTDHQASLDPEEFQRMVKGIRMIEEMPGTACPILELVAHVLDSADYDEAELKQALRAITVEDRKLLSSELACSTKLGKSLVYSNDLAVGHTLREIDLDVKVSQPQGLSPWLYDSVIGSTLRQTVTADGPLLEQHF from the exons ATGTGGGgtaaaagagaagaaagcaaGAAGGTGTTTGTGGTTGCTGAGATCGGACAAAACCATCAAGGATCGCTCGAGATTGCTAAGCAGATGATACGGAAAGCAAAG GACTGCGGTGCAGATTGTGTAAAGTTCCAGCGGTCAAACTTGGAGGCAAAATTTACTGCGGCTGCTCTAGCTCGTCCTTACGAAGGCAGCAATTCATGGGGAAAAACATACGGTCAACACAAGGCTCATCTAGAATTTTCTTTCGAAGACTATCGAGAACTGCAACGCTATGCCGAGGACGATGTCGGTGTTCTGTTCACGGCCTCCGCTATGGATATGCTTTCATTCCGGGAACTCGAAGAACAGCTGAAGGTTCCGTTCATTAAAATTGGATCCGGCGATGCCAACAACGTCCCGCTGCTACGCTATGCTGCCACGCGATCGATTCCGTTAATCGTTTCAACCGGAATGCAACGTTGGGACGAGATTTGTAAGATTCGCCGTATATTTGCTGAAAGATGCGATGTCGCCTTACTACACTGTGTTTCGGCATATCCCACACCACCGGAAGACACGATGCTGCAATTGATTCCGCTCTATCGCCAGCATTTTCCCGAGCTGACTATAGGATATTCGGGACACGAGCTAGGAATTCAGTTAACCATCGCCAGCGTGGCTCTAGGAGCGCGGATCGTGGAACGACACTTTACGCTCGATAAGTCATGGAAGGGAACGGACCATCAGGCCTCGCTCGATCCGGAGGAGTTCCAACGAATGGTGAAGGGCATCAGGATGATCGAAGAGATGCCTGGCACCGCTTGCCCCATCCTCGAGTTGGTGGCCCACGTGTTGGATTCCGCTGATTACGATGAGGCAGAGTTGAAACAGGCACTCCGAGCGATCACTGTCGAGGATAGGAAGTTGTTAAGCTCAGAGCTAGCGTGCTCCACCAAGCTTGGCAAATCGTTGGTTTACTCCAATGACCTCGCTGTTGGCCATACATTACGTGAAATTGATCTTGATGTAAAAGTAAGTCAACCCCAAGGATTATCGCCATGGCTTTACGATTCTGTAATAGGTTCGACTCTCCGCCAAACCGTAACAGCGGACGGGCCACTTTTAGAACAGCATTTCTAA